One window of the Rosa rugosa chromosome 3, drRosRugo1.1, whole genome shotgun sequence genome contains the following:
- the LOC133741181 gene encoding cyclic nucleotide-gated ion channel 1-like isoform X2: MSNKQVPNDVPMMSNTRGIKYNFDNVEAQPPDPPCGDRDAVSTKEKFKGTLLSISFWNKMFVIACVIAVSLDPLFFYIPIIDEEEKCLAEDKELRTIALILRSLTDVTFVVNIIYHVCEAINAAYRKREEKKPELASDWEFAKLVVGKLAWRSTLTSILAVFPMPQVLGAFWYFFSIQRETSCWHWACVDHSTNVEGCMSTLYCEVHNTTPRNATFLNQFCLISAEENAKGPSDFGIFLDSLKNGITGNIPFGKKLSYSFWWGLRNLSNFGTNLETSTYVWENCFAVFISIIGLLLFLYLLGNVQTFMSMEIHRWETQRWENQRREDERNKIQLKEKYSGWMDRNEIPDDLKKKIMKNIEQKLEENKDTDPKNLFSILPTHTRTCLKRFLGLKLLKKVPKLARMDKRVLKMMCDYLKPVMHDEGDEVFQMGAPLHRMLLITEGTLLTDRNAATENAKTGSISSSPSVGNLGKGDFYGAEELIEWVTQKKDLGQLPASSFNVKCNSKVEGFVLKAKQLRSVVSKNENRWKMALASQTTA, translated from the exons ATGTCTAACAAGCAGGTACCCAATGATGTCCCTATGATGAG CAACACACGGGGAATTAAGTACAATTTCGACAATGTTGAGGCGCAACCGCCAGATCCCCCGTGTGGAGATCGAGATGCAgtttcaacaaaagaaaaatttaaaggaacacttctttcaatttcattctGGAATAAGATGTTCGTAATTGCATGTGTGATTGCAGTCTCATTAGACCCATTGTTCTTCTACATTCCAATCATCGATGAAGAAGAAAAGTGCCTTGCAGAAGACAAAGAGTTGAGGACTATAGCTCTCATTTTGCGATCGCTTACTGATGTCACTTTCGTAGTGAATATCATATATCATGTTTGCGAAGCCATTAACGCTGCCTACAGAAAACGCGAAGAAAAAAAGCCTGAATTGGCATCGGATTGGGAATTTGCTAAATTAGTTGTTGGGAAGCTAGCATGGCGCTCTACGCTAACCAGCATTTTAGCTGTTTTTCCCATGCCACAA GTCCTTGGAGCTTTTTGGTACTTTTTTTCTATTCAACGAGAAACTTCTTGTTGGCATTGGGCATGTGTAGATCATAGTACAAATGTTGAAGGATGTATGAGTACCTTATACTGCGAGGTTCACAATACTACTCCAAGAAATGCCACATTCCTTAATCAATTTTGCCTTATAAGTGCTGAAGAGAATGCTAAGGGCCCTTCTGATTTTGGAATATTTCTGGATTCCCTCAAAAATGGTATCACAGGGAATATACCTTTCGGAAAGAAGTTATCTTACTCTTTTTGGTGGGGATTACGTAATCTAAG TAATTTTGGCACAAATCTCGAAACAAGCACCTATGTGTGGGAAAATTGCTTTGCAGTTTTTATTTCTATCATTGGCTTGCTACTATTTCTATATCTCCTTGGAAATGTACAG ACATTTATGTCCATGGAAATTCACAGATGGGAAACTCAAAGATGGGAAAATCAAAGACGGGAGGATGAAAGAAACAAGATACaattgaaagagaaatattCAGGATGGATGGACAGAAATGAGATCCCAGAcgatttgaagaaaaaaattatgaagaacATAGAGCAAAAACTGGAAGAGAACAAAGATACTGATCCTAAGAATCTTTTCTCTATTCTTCCGACACATACCCGAACGTGTCTAAAGCGTTTCCTTGGCTTGAAACTGCTAAAGAAA GTACCGAAGCTTGCAAGGATGGATAAAAGAGTGTTGAAAATGATGTGTGACTATCTAAAGCCAGTGATGCATGACGAGGGCGACGAGGTTTTTCAAATGGGAGCTCCACTACATAGGATGCTACTCATTACAGAAGGCACATTATTGACCGACAGAAATGCTGCAACTGAAAACGCAAAAACGGGTAGTATTTCAAGTTCCCCGTCAGTGGGCAACCTTGGCAAAGGTGACTTTTACGGCGCCGAAGAACTGATCGAGTGGGTAACACAAAAGAAGGATTTAGGCCAGCTTCCCGCCTCTTCCTTCAATGTGAAATGCAATTCGAAAGTAGAAGGCTTTGTTCTCAAGGCCAAGCAGTTGAGAAGTGTAGTTTCCAAAAACGAAAACCGGTGGAAAATGGCATTAGCGAGTCAGACCACAGCATAG
- the LOC133741181 gene encoding cyclic nucleotide-gated ion channel 1-like isoform X1, with translation MSNKQVPNDVPMMSNTRGIKYNFDNVEAQPPDPPCGDRDAVSTKEKFKGTLLSISFWNKMFVIACVIAVSLDPLFFYIPIIDEEEKCLAEDKELRTIALILRSLTDVTFVVNIIYHVCEAINAAYRKREEKKPELASDWEFAKLVVGKLAWRSTLTSILAVFPMPQLLLVFVFFKMRGRGYLQGRKILNVFLLAQYLPRIYRIYLSSQKLRQTTGIWAKALFNFFLYILASHVLGAFWYFFSIQRETSCWHWACVDHSTNVEGCMSTLYCEVHNTTPRNATFLNQFCLISAEENAKGPSDFGIFLDSLKNGITGNIPFGKKLSYSFWWGLRNLSNFGTNLETSTYVWENCFAVFISIIGLLLFLYLLGNVQTFMSMEIHRWETQRWENQRREDERNKIQLKEKYSGWMDRNEIPDDLKKKIMKNIEQKLEENKDTDPKNLFSILPTHTRTCLKRFLGLKLLKKVPKLARMDKRVLKMMCDYLKPVMHDEGDEVFQMGAPLHRMLLITEGTLLTDRNAATENAKTGSISSSPSVGNLGKGDFYGAEELIEWVTQKKDLGQLPASSFNVKCNSKVEGFVLKAKQLRSVVSKNENRWKMALASQTTA, from the exons ATGTCTAACAAGCAGGTACCCAATGATGTCCCTATGATGAG CAACACACGGGGAATTAAGTACAATTTCGACAATGTTGAGGCGCAACCGCCAGATCCCCCGTGTGGAGATCGAGATGCAgtttcaacaaaagaaaaatttaaaggaacacttctttcaatttcattctGGAATAAGATGTTCGTAATTGCATGTGTGATTGCAGTCTCATTAGACCCATTGTTCTTCTACATTCCAATCATCGATGAAGAAGAAAAGTGCCTTGCAGAAGACAAAGAGTTGAGGACTATAGCTCTCATTTTGCGATCGCTTACTGATGTCACTTTCGTAGTGAATATCATATATCATGTTTGCGAAGCCATTAACGCTGCCTACAGAAAACGCGAAGAAAAAAAGCCTGAATTGGCATCGGATTGGGAATTTGCTAAATTAGTTGTTGGGAAGCTAGCATGGCGCTCTACGCTAACCAGCATTTTAGCTGTTTTTCCCATGCCACAA CTGCTTTTAGTATTTGTCTTCTTCAAAATGAGAGGCCGTGGATACTTGCAGGGTAGAAAGATTCTGAATGTCTTTCTTCTAGCTCAATATCTGCCAAGGATCTATCGAATTTACCTATCATCTCAGAAACTCAGACAAACTACTGGAATATGGGCTAAAGCTCTGTTTAACTTTTTTCTATATATCCTTGCAAGTCAT GTCCTTGGAGCTTTTTGGTACTTTTTTTCTATTCAACGAGAAACTTCTTGTTGGCATTGGGCATGTGTAGATCATAGTACAAATGTTGAAGGATGTATGAGTACCTTATACTGCGAGGTTCACAATACTACTCCAAGAAATGCCACATTCCTTAATCAATTTTGCCTTATAAGTGCTGAAGAGAATGCTAAGGGCCCTTCTGATTTTGGAATATTTCTGGATTCCCTCAAAAATGGTATCACAGGGAATATACCTTTCGGAAAGAAGTTATCTTACTCTTTTTGGTGGGGATTACGTAATCTAAG TAATTTTGGCACAAATCTCGAAACAAGCACCTATGTGTGGGAAAATTGCTTTGCAGTTTTTATTTCTATCATTGGCTTGCTACTATTTCTATATCTCCTTGGAAATGTACAG ACATTTATGTCCATGGAAATTCACAGATGGGAAACTCAAAGATGGGAAAATCAAAGACGGGAGGATGAAAGAAACAAGATACaattgaaagagaaatattCAGGATGGATGGACAGAAATGAGATCCCAGAcgatttgaagaaaaaaattatgaagaacATAGAGCAAAAACTGGAAGAGAACAAAGATACTGATCCTAAGAATCTTTTCTCTATTCTTCCGACACATACCCGAACGTGTCTAAAGCGTTTCCTTGGCTTGAAACTGCTAAAGAAA GTACCGAAGCTTGCAAGGATGGATAAAAGAGTGTTGAAAATGATGTGTGACTATCTAAAGCCAGTGATGCATGACGAGGGCGACGAGGTTTTTCAAATGGGAGCTCCACTACATAGGATGCTACTCATTACAGAAGGCACATTATTGACCGACAGAAATGCTGCAACTGAAAACGCAAAAACGGGTAGTATTTCAAGTTCCCCGTCAGTGGGCAACCTTGGCAAAGGTGACTTTTACGGCGCCGAAGAACTGATCGAGTGGGTAACACAAAAGAAGGATTTAGGCCAGCTTCCCGCCTCTTCCTTCAATGTGAAATGCAATTCGAAAGTAGAAGGCTTTGTTCTCAAGGCCAAGCAGTTGAGAAGTGTAGTTTCCAAAAACGAAAACCGGTGGAAAATGGCATTAGCGAGTCAGACCACAGCATAG
- the LOC133736684 gene encoding probable phospholipid-transporting ATPase 5, which yields MIKLETDPHAAFALIIDGKTLTYALDADMKHLFLELAVDCASVICCRVSPKQKALVTRLVRQGTGKTTLAIGDGANDVGMIQEADISST from the exons ATGATCAAGTTGGAAACAGATCCACATGCAGCGTTTGCACTAATTATTGATGGAAAAACTTTGACCTATGCTTTGGACGCTGATATGAAGCATCTATTCTTGGAATTAGCTGTTGATTGTGCATCTGTCATATGCTGTCGTGTCTCCCCTAAGCAGAAGGCATTG GTAACGAGGTTAGTAAGACAAGGAACTGGGAAGACTACATTAGCAATTGGTGATGGTGCAAATGATGTTGGAATGATTCAAGAAGCTGATATTAGTTCTACATAG
- the LOC133739751 gene encoding uncharacterized protein LOC133739751 isoform X1, protein MESLERTKGEITEETSTSQGGAFSGAVTGVPGEDSVKKNPVYHMIQCLESLKQLSSGESSQKGDKVLIGCQATQDLVLGLKNMASYLHDLQSREEFRARDGPNVVVSILNDGFGNRDIVFSGFAVVAAASTGNKDTKESFMNLKIEELILQALTKSRDTRGESSIDLNVSVYDAIHILLTADDTRFPPSQICGNARKFAQTGIVEVLLQVMNTAALSERFLAAIALDAIALNDKICAIIFQKGGTARVLSCLQSILPDTEFSTDPDKTVTKACCSLLSKLAGMDTDDIISEESLGTLIDLISEQSLGTLVYLSGTPCYYDSSVLQEMMSLISILSLKSPACAFEAGVGKLTIKVMKDFPAAQILQWRCCLIIRNLAVKNSENIKIMLENGVETLIRQAKQTHAICKDAATDALRRLELDDYYV, encoded by the exons ATGGAGAG TCTCGAGAGAACAAAAGGGGAGATTACTGAAGAAACCTCAACTTCTCAGGGCGGCGCATTCTCTG GCGCTGTCACCGGTGTGCCAGGAGAGGATAGTGTGAAGAAAAACCCTGTGTACCATATGATTCAGTGCTTGGAAAGCCTAAAGCAGTTGAGTTCTGGTGAAAGCAGTCAAAAAGGCGACAAG GTTTTGATTGGGTGCCAGGCTACTCAAGATCTTGTTTTGGGCTTGAAGAACATGGCTTCATATCTTCATG ATTTGCAAAGTAGAGAGGAATTTAGAGCAAGAGATGGACCAAATGTTGTGGTGAGTATTCTAAATGATGGATTTGGGAACAGAGACATAGTGTTCAGTGGCTTTGCTGTCGTTGCTGCTGCTTCAACGGGTAACAAGGATACAAAAGAGTCTTTCATGAACTTGAAGATTGAAGAGCTTATTTTGCAAGCACTTACAAAAAGTAGAGACACAAGAGGTGAAAGCAGCATTGACTTGAATGTCAGTGTATATGATGCCATACATATTCTCTTAACAGCTGACGATACTCGTTTTCCGCCTTCCCAA ATATGTGGTAATGCGCGGAAATTCGCCCAAACTGGAATTGTAGAAGTTCTGCTTCAAGTTATGAACACAGCAGCCCTATCTGAGCGTTTTTTAGCAGCCATCGCTTTGGACGCTATTGCTCTCAAT GATAAAATATGTGCAATCATATTTCAAAAGGGTGGTACTGCTAGAGTTCTCTCCTGTCTTCAAAGCATTCTCCCAGATACTGAATTCAGTACTGACCCAGACAAAACAGTAACAAAAGCTTGCTGTTCTTTGCTCTCCAAG TTGGCAGGAATGGACACCGATGACATTATTTCTGAGGAGAGTTTGGGTACGCTAATCGACCTTATTTCTGAACAGAGTTTGGGTACGCTAGTCTACCTCAGCGGGACTCCATGTTATTATGACTCTTCAGTCCTGCAAGAG ATGATGTCTCTTATTTCAATACTCTCCCTAAAATCCCCTGCCTGTGCATTTGAAGCCGGGGTTGGAAAACTTACAATCAAGGTCATGAAGGATTTCCCTGCTGCACAAATACTGCAATGGAGATGCTGTCTCATTATCCGGAATCTTGCTGTAAAAAACTCAGAAAACAT AAAAATTATGCTCGAGAATGGTGTCGAAACATTGATAAGGCAGGCGAAGCAAACGCATGCAATCTGTAAGGATGCTGCGACAGACGCCCTAAGGCGTCTGGAACTTGATGATTACTACGTGTAA
- the LOC133739751 gene encoding uncharacterized protein LOC133739751 isoform X2 — MESLERTKGEITEETSTSQGGAFSGAVTGVPGEDSVKKNPVYHMIQCLESLKQLSSGESSQKGDKATQDLVLGLKNMASYLHDLQSREEFRARDGPNVVVSILNDGFGNRDIVFSGFAVVAAASTGNKDTKESFMNLKIEELILQALTKSRDTRGESSIDLNVSVYDAIHILLTADDTRFPPSQICGNARKFAQTGIVEVLLQVMNTAALSERFLAAIALDAIALNDKICAIIFQKGGTARVLSCLQSILPDTEFSTDPDKTVTKACCSLLSKLAGMDTDDIISEESLGTLIDLISEQSLGTLVYLSGTPCYYDSSVLQEMMSLISILSLKSPACAFEAGVGKLTIKVMKDFPAAQILQWRCCLIIRNLAVKNSENIKIMLENGVETLIRQAKQTHAICKDAATDALRRLELDDYYV; from the exons ATGGAGAG TCTCGAGAGAACAAAAGGGGAGATTACTGAAGAAACCTCAACTTCTCAGGGCGGCGCATTCTCTG GCGCTGTCACCGGTGTGCCAGGAGAGGATAGTGTGAAGAAAAACCCTGTGTACCATATGATTCAGTGCTTGGAAAGCCTAAAGCAGTTGAGTTCTGGTGAAAGCAGTCAAAAAGGCGACAAG GCTACTCAAGATCTTGTTTTGGGCTTGAAGAACATGGCTTCATATCTTCATG ATTTGCAAAGTAGAGAGGAATTTAGAGCAAGAGATGGACCAAATGTTGTGGTGAGTATTCTAAATGATGGATTTGGGAACAGAGACATAGTGTTCAGTGGCTTTGCTGTCGTTGCTGCTGCTTCAACGGGTAACAAGGATACAAAAGAGTCTTTCATGAACTTGAAGATTGAAGAGCTTATTTTGCAAGCACTTACAAAAAGTAGAGACACAAGAGGTGAAAGCAGCATTGACTTGAATGTCAGTGTATATGATGCCATACATATTCTCTTAACAGCTGACGATACTCGTTTTCCGCCTTCCCAA ATATGTGGTAATGCGCGGAAATTCGCCCAAACTGGAATTGTAGAAGTTCTGCTTCAAGTTATGAACACAGCAGCCCTATCTGAGCGTTTTTTAGCAGCCATCGCTTTGGACGCTATTGCTCTCAAT GATAAAATATGTGCAATCATATTTCAAAAGGGTGGTACTGCTAGAGTTCTCTCCTGTCTTCAAAGCATTCTCCCAGATACTGAATTCAGTACTGACCCAGACAAAACAGTAACAAAAGCTTGCTGTTCTTTGCTCTCCAAG TTGGCAGGAATGGACACCGATGACATTATTTCTGAGGAGAGTTTGGGTACGCTAATCGACCTTATTTCTGAACAGAGTTTGGGTACGCTAGTCTACCTCAGCGGGACTCCATGTTATTATGACTCTTCAGTCCTGCAAGAG ATGATGTCTCTTATTTCAATACTCTCCCTAAAATCCCCTGCCTGTGCATTTGAAGCCGGGGTTGGAAAACTTACAATCAAGGTCATGAAGGATTTCCCTGCTGCACAAATACTGCAATGGAGATGCTGTCTCATTATCCGGAATCTTGCTGTAAAAAACTCAGAAAACAT AAAAATTATGCTCGAGAATGGTGTCGAAACATTGATAAGGCAGGCGAAGCAAACGCATGCAATCTGTAAGGATGCTGCGACAGACGCCCTAAGGCGTCTGGAACTTGATGATTACTACGTGTAA
- the LOC133737093 gene encoding uncharacterized protein LOC133737093: MKMKLGAEEPVEVKRSKAKLHSLVDEAGGLDQILVKHKSRLEKEKVAAAQQPEDRTRFSVTRKQARERELQEQWGGLGLGNSMKPHQSKLELDKAAWIKAGQEEKRQAVGFSG, encoded by the exons ATGAAGATGAAGCTTGGTGCAGAAGAACCTGTTGAAGTGAAGAGAAGTAAGGCAAAGCTGCATTCGCTTGTGGATGAAGCAGGTGGTTTGGACCAAATTTTGGTTAAACATAAATCAAGACTTGAGAAAGAAAAGGTGGCTGCTGCTCAGCAACCAGAGGACCGGACTAGATTCTCTGTGACTCGAAAACAAGCAAGGGAGAGAGAACTACAAGAACAATGGGGAGGTCTAGGCTTAGGAAACTCCATGAAGCCACATCAATCGAAACTTGAATTGGATAAG GCTGCTTGGATTAAAGCTGGACAAGAGGAAAAGAGGCAAGCGGTGGGATTCTCAGGTTAA
- the LOC133738936 gene encoding mediator of RNA polymerase II transcription subunit 28-like codes for MAEREQQHQSDAQMQSPKDEMVACVMALEAALLPCLPARELQAIDRSPHPSHQIDVERHARDFMEAAKKLQLHFIGLQREDLLTNAEKLRKEIAVMEEELKVKNEIIKKNERLIQGWKKELKDQLDRHNTELEKV; via the exons ATGGCTGAGAGAGAACAGCAGCACCAAAGTGATGCACAGATGCAATCTCCAAAGGATGAGATGGTGGCATGTGTGATGGCATTGGAGGCTGCTTTGCTTCCATGCTTGCCTGCCAGAGAGCTTCAAGCAATAGACCGTTCGCCGCACCCGTCTCATCAGA TTGATGTTGAGAGACATGCCAGAGATTTTATGGAAGCTGCCAAAAAGCTTCAGCTCCATTTTATTGGTCTGCAACGTGAGGATCTGCTCACGAATGCTGAAAAACTCAGAAAG GAGATTGCTGTGATGGAAGAGGAGTTGAAGGTAAAGAATGAGATTATCAAGAAGAATGAAAGGTTAATCCAAGGGTGGAAAAAGGAGCTGAAAGACCAATTGGACAGACACAATACTGAGCTCGAGAAAGTGTAG
- the LOC133735447 gene encoding uncharacterized protein At2g23090-like yields the protein MGGGNGQKAKMARERNMEKQKAAKGSQLETNKKAMSIQCKVCMQTFICTTTEVKCREHAEAKHPKSDVFMCFPHLKK from the exons ATGGGAGGAGGCAACGGACAGAAGGCCAAGATGGCACGCGAGAGGAACATGGAGAAGCAAAAAGCCGCAAAGG GTAGCCAGCTTGAGACCAACAAGAAGGCCATGTCCATCCAG TGCAAGGTGTGCATGCAGACATTTATATGTACCACCACAGAGGTGAAGTGTCGAGAACATGCAGAAGCAAAGCACCCCAAGTCCGATGTCTTTATGTGTTTCCCGCATCTCAAAAAATGA